GGCCGCGCACGCTGGACGAGGTCGTCGGCCAGGAGCACCTCGTGGGCCCCGGCCGCATCCTGCGCCGGATGCTGGAATCGGGCGCGCTCCGCTCCCTCATCCTCTTCGGGCCGCCGGGGACGGGCAAGACGAGCCTCGTCCACATCATCGCCCGCACCGCGGGCCGGCCGTTCGTCTCGCTGAACGCCGTCAGCAGCGGCGTCAAGGAGCTGCGCGAGGCCATCGACGCGGCGGGCCCCGGCGGCCTCGTCCTCCATGTGGACGAGGTCCACCGCTTCGCGCGCAACCAGGTGGAGACGCTGCTTCCGGCCGTGGAGGACGGCCGCGTGATCTTCATCGGGACGACGACCGAGAACCCCTTTCTCTCGCTGCCGCCCGCCTTGCGAAGCCGCTCGACGATCCTGGAGCTCAAGCCGCTTTCCCCGGCGGACGTCGAGACGGCCCTGCGGCGCGCGCTCGCGGACGAGGAGCGCGGCCTCGCGGCCTGGCGGCCCGTCGTGGACGACGACCTGTTGAAGAAGCTCGCGCGCGCGGTCGGCGGCGACCTGCGCGCGGCGCTCAACGCCCTGGAGCTCGCCGTGCTCACGGCGCCGGAGACGCCGGAGGGTCGCGCGGTCGAGGAGGAACGGCTGTGGGAGTGCCTGCGCGCCGAGTTGCACACGTTCTCGGAGTCGGACGGCTACGACCTCCTCAGCGCGCTGCAGAAGAGCGTCCGCGGCAGCGATCCCGACGCCGCGCTGTTCTACCTCGCGCGCCTCGTGTCGGTGCGCTTCGACCTCGCCACCATCGGCCGGCGCCTCGTCGTCATGGCCGCGGAGGACGTCGGCAACGCCTACCCGCAAGCCACGTCCATCGCGCTGGCCGCGGCGCAGGCGGCGCTGATGGTGGGCTACCCGGAAGCGCGCATCCCGCTCGCGCAGGCCGTCGCCTTTCTCGCGGCGTGTCCCAAGTCGAACGCGGCCTACGCCGGTCTGGAGAAGGCCCTGCGCGACGTCGAGGCGGGCAAGGGCCTGACCGTCCCGCCGCACCTGCGTGACGCCCACTACAGCGGCGCCGCGCGCCTGGGCCGCGGCGTCGGCTACCTCTACCCGCATGACTACCCGGGCAATTGGGTCGATCAGCCGTACCTCCCCGAGGATCTGCGCGACGCGCGCTACTACGAGCCGACGTCCAACGGCATGGAGCAGACGATCCGCGAGCGATTGGAGCGCCTGCGCGCGCAGCGCCGGTCGAAGGGTCCTGACAATTTCTCCTCTCATTGACGGCGCGCGACGCGAACCCGTACGATGAAGACAAAGCAGTGCGTTCACCCGGAATTGGCGCGGCAAGATCGCGGCCGCGCCCGGATTTGCGCCTGGCGGCGGCCTTGAATACGCGCGCGGAAAGGAGACGCGGCGGTGTACATCACGACCAAAGGCCGTTACGGCACGAAGGCTCTTTTTGAGCTCGCCCTGCGGTACGGCGAAGGCCCCGTGCCTTTGCGTGAAATCGCGGAGAAACAAGGCCTTTCGGAACACTATCTGGAGCAGCTTTTTTCGCCGCTGCGCAAGGCCGGTCTCGTGCAGAGCGTGCGCGGCGCGCAGGGCGGCTACATGCTCGCCCGGGATCCGCAGGATATTACCGTCGGAGACGTGCTCCGCGTGCTGGAAGGGCCGATCGCGCCCACGGAATGCTCCCTGGGCGGCCCGGATTACGCGTACCGCTTCTGCGGGGAAAAGACGGTCTGCGTCGCCCAGGACGTGTGGATCAAGGTGCGGCGCGCCATCGAGGACGTCGTCGACAACATCACCCTGGCCGACCTCGTCGAGCAGGATCGCGAGGCGCGGCAGCGACTGGCTCACATGTACTACATCTGAAGGAGCGGCCGGCATGGGCCAGCTGTACTTTGACTACGCGGCCACGACCCCGGTCCACCCGGACGTGGCCGCGGTCATGTTGGAGACCCTCCGGGAGAACTGGGGCAACCCGTCGAGCATCCACGCGACGGGCCGGGCGGCGCGCCGGGCGCTGGACGAAGCCCGTCGCCGCGTGGCGGAGCTCATCCATGCCCCGCACTTCCGGGACGTCATCTTCACAAGCGGCGGCAGCGAGGCCGACAACCTCGCCGTGCTGGGCGCCGCGCGCGCGCGGGCGGAGGAGGGGCGCCGGCACGTCGTGACGAGCGCCATCGAACACCACGCCGTGCTGGACGCGTGCCACGCCCTCCGCGCCGAGGGATTCGACGTCACCGTGGTGCCGGTCGACGGCGAGGGGTTCGTCGACCCTGACGAGGTCCGCCGCGCGCTGCGGCCGGACACGGCGCTCGTCACGGTCATGCTGGCCAACAACGAGATGGGCGCCATTCAGCCCGTCGCCGAGATCGCGCGCGTGGCGCACGAGGTGGGCGCCTGGGTCCACACGGACGCCGTGCAGGCCGTCGGCCAGATCCCGGTCGACGTGCAGGCGTTGGACGTCGACCTGCTCTCGCTCTCGGCGCACAAGATCTACGGCCCGAAGGGCGTGGGCGCGCTCTACGTGCGCAGCGGCCTGCGCCTCAAGCCTCTGACGTTCGGCGGCGGGCAGGAGCGGGCGTGGCGCCCCGGCACCGAGAACGCCGCCGGCATTGCGGGGCTCGGCAAGGCGGCGAAGTTGGCGATGGCCGCGCTCGCGGAGGGCGAGCCGGCGCGGCTCACCGCCTTGCGCGACCGCCTGATCGCCGGCATCCTGGACCGCGTGCCCGGCGCGCGCCTGAACGGGCCCGCCGGCGAGGGACGCCTGCCGAACAACGTCAACGTGAGCCTCGCGGACGTGGACGGCGAGGCGCTGCTCGTCCACCTCGACCTGGCCGGGCTTGCCGCGTCCAGCGGCTCCGCCTGCACGTCCGGCAGCATCGAGCCGTCGCACGTGCTCCTGGCGCTCGGGCTGCCGCGGGAGCTTGCGGCGGCCGGGCTGCGCCTGACCGTCGGCCGCCCGACGACGGAACAGGACGTCGACCGCGCGCTCGCCATCCTTGAGGAGGCCGTGGCGCGCGTGAGAAAGGTGAGATCCGCATGAGCCGCGGCGTGGTCGTCGCCGCGATGAGCGGCGGTGTCGACAGCTCGGTGGCCGCCGCCCTGCTGAAGGAGCAGGGCTACGAGGTCATCGGCGTCACCATGAACCTCTGGCCGGAGGACGAGCCGGGCGTCGTGCAGGAGCGCGGCGGCTGCTGCGGGCTCGGGGCCGTGTTCGACGCGCGCGCCGTCGCGGACCGCCTCGGCATTCCCTACTACGTGTTGAACTTCCGCGACATCTTCGAGACGCAGGTCATCGACCGCTTCGTCGCCGACTACGCGCGCGGTCGCACGCCCAACCCCTGCCTCGCCTGCAACCGGTACATCAAGTTCGACGCGCTCTTGCACAAGGCCCGGCAGATGGGGGCCGACTACGTGGCCACCGGCCACTACGCACGCGTGGACCGCGACCCGCTCACGGGCCGCTACCGCCTGCGCCGCGCCGTCGACGCGCGCAAGGACCAGTCCTACGCGCTGTACGCCCTCACGCAGGACCAGCTCGCGCAGACGCTCCTGCCGCTCGGGGGCTTCACGAAGCCCGAGGTGCGGCGGATGGCGGCGGAGCGCGGCCTCTTCGTCGCGAACAAGCCGGACAGCCAGGAGATCTGCTTCGTCGCCAGCGGCCGCTACACGGAGGTCGTCCAGGAGCGCGCCCCGCAGGGCATGACGCCCGGGCCCATCCTCGACCTCGACGGCCGCGAGGTCGGCCGCCACTTCGGCCTGGCCGCGTACACCATCGGCCAGCGCCGGCGCCTCGGCATCCACGCCGACCGGCCGCTGTACGTCGTCGCGCTGGATCCGCAGCGCAACGCGGTCATCGTGGGACCGGAGGAAGC
The nucleotide sequence above comes from Clostridia bacterium. Encoded proteins:
- a CDS encoding replication-associated recombination protein A — encoded protein: MRPRTLDEVVGQEHLVGPGRILRRMLESGALRSLILFGPPGTGKTSLVHIIARTAGRPFVSLNAVSSGVKELREAIDAAGPGGLVLHVDEVHRFARNQVETLLPAVEDGRVIFIGTTTENPFLSLPPALRSRSTILELKPLSPADVETALRRALADEERGLAAWRPVVDDDLLKKLARAVGGDLRAALNALELAVLTAPETPEGRAVEEERLWECLRAELHTFSESDGYDLLSALQKSVRGSDPDAALFYLARLVSVRFDLATIGRRLVVMAAEDVGNAYPQATSIALAAAQAALMVGYPEARIPLAQAVAFLAACPKSNAAYAGLEKALRDVEAGKGLTVPPHLRDAHYSGAARLGRGVGYLYPHDYPGNWVDQPYLPEDLRDARYYEPTSNGMEQTIRERLERLRAQRRSKGPDNFSSH
- a CDS encoding Rrf2 family transcriptional regulator gives rise to the protein MYITTKGRYGTKALFELALRYGEGPVPLREIAEKQGLSEHYLEQLFSPLRKAGLVQSVRGAQGGYMLARDPQDITVGDVLRVLEGPIAPTECSLGGPDYAYRFCGEKTVCVAQDVWIKVRRAIEDVVDNITLADLVEQDREARQRLAHMYYI
- a CDS encoding cysteine desulfurase, which gives rise to MGQLYFDYAATTPVHPDVAAVMLETLRENWGNPSSIHATGRAARRALDEARRRVAELIHAPHFRDVIFTSGGSEADNLAVLGAARARAEEGRRHVVTSAIEHHAVLDACHALRAEGFDVTVVPVDGEGFVDPDEVRRALRPDTALVTVMLANNEMGAIQPVAEIARVAHEVGAWVHTDAVQAVGQIPVDVQALDVDLLSLSAHKIYGPKGVGALYVRSGLRLKPLTFGGGQERAWRPGTENAAGIAGLGKAAKLAMAALAEGEPARLTALRDRLIAGILDRVPGARLNGPAGEGRLPNNVNVSLADVDGEALLVHLDLAGLAASSGSACTSGSIEPSHVLLALGLPRELAAAGLRLTVGRPTTEQDVDRALAILEEAVARVRKVRSA
- the mnmA gene encoding tRNA 2-thiouridine(34) synthase MnmA; this translates as MSRGVVVAAMSGGVDSSVAAALLKEQGYEVIGVTMNLWPEDEPGVVQERGGCCGLGAVFDARAVADRLGIPYYVLNFRDIFETQVIDRFVADYARGRTPNPCLACNRYIKFDALLHKARQMGADYVATGHYARVDRDPLTGRYRLRRAVDARKDQSYALYALTQDQLAQTLLPLGGFTKPEVRRMAAERGLFVANKPDSQEICFVASGRYTEVVQERAPQGMTPGPILDLDGREVGRHFGLAAYTIGQRRRLGIHADRPLYVVALDPQRNAVIVGPEEALYCEGLVAEDLNWIAWPELTEPVPVEAKIRYNGQPVRGVIHPQEDGRVRMVFDEPARSVTPGQAVVFYRGDEVVGGGTIEAPLRGAGHPLERLAAAH